TAGCACCTTTTTTACTTTCGTATCAGTTGCTCTAATTATTATAATTTAATTGTCTTTATGTACTAATGTGCTGTATCTTTATTCTCTCTCAATCAGTGATGGGTTGCTGTATCGCCGACTCTGATACTGACAGTGTTGATCACATCAAAGTAAGAGGCTGCACCGATCCACTATGGCTGATAATTTTCATTACATTTTGGCTTTTCATGGTATGTATGTTAGATCAATCCTCAACAGACATTTGTTTATGATCTGAAGTAAAATGTAAACGTTATGTGGCTCTGATAATCATCAAAGCATACTTTCTCTGTGATGttgctgacttcctgtcatactttattttctcttctgAAAACTAGGTACTTcctcaatgtaattttttaaaaacttcctcgttttttctttacttttagaCTGAGAATATTCTGTTTAAAATTCAAGCTTTATACTTGGCTTGTCTCTCTTTGAAAAAACGGAATGAGAgcgaaaatgttgaaacattgcaatagaATCGCATGGTTTTTCACTTTGCTAATTGTTGTGCTATTAAATGTTTCACAATTAAAAAGAATTTTCAGagcatttttttgtaaaaccttttAACGAAAAGCCAGTATTCATGTACTATTGCCACCTTATGCATTTTGATGGCTCCGTAATAAATACCATACATTGTTTTTATATTCAACTGTCATGATtatcatctttcaatttttttcagatcttCATAGCTGGGTTTGCTTTCGTGCTGGGAGACCCACTGCGATTAATTCATGGCTACGACAGTTTTGGTAATACCTGTGGTCAAAGAAACAACAATAAAATGGGCTCTCTTGAATTTTCTGGACTTGATATGTCAGATAAAAAGTAAGCACTAAGTTTTTTATGTATTCATTGACATCTGTGTTGGTCGTCAAAGGCAAAATTTGTGATAATTagctgtaaaattttgaaaataccaaTTTCTAATTTATTTGCATTTTCATATGAGAGGTGCTTGTGCAGGAAATGTTGCAAAAAGTTGAAACCTACTACCTCGCATTATTTTCCGAAAGGGAGaagcttaaaattttccaaaattctgaGCCCCGTTTCACTTTCATTGtgtaaattaataaattagACGTTATAGTTATGTTTCAATTataatgctttttttttctcttgtattGAAATGTATTTGAAACAAATCAGCAAGTTTAAGGTCTTTTTTACTGAATACTGAATGCATCCAAGTTATTTGATACTACTATTGAAgtcactgtaaaaaaatgaaactgtaTTTCTTCATCCATTATAAATTTAATAGTTCTATGTATCACAGATTTTCTCCAACCTGGAGTTTTCCAGCACTCagtttggattttgaaatttttctgataatatcAGTTTCATTAGTGTCATTATAATAATAGTACGTATTTTTGGAAGTCaaacatttttatctttttattttttttttacttttatttgcaGGTATCTATTCTTTATGGATATGAGTCATATTAACATTACTCAACAAATCTGTGTGAAGAAATGTCCTGACAGAGACATCGTTGACTTGGAGGATGTACAAAGATTTTTCAATGAGACGGGATCTTCTCTTTGCAGGTCAGTATGTCTAAGTTGTTACATCAAATATGGTGAAGAATCTAATGAGAAACACTggtttccttggaattttttgcaCGGGTGAAAATAGCTTATTAAGAAATTTATAACTTTTAACAGGACTTGAAAAAGTAGAATTGAAATGAATGTGCgtaaaatataataaatgaaGCCAAATAAATAACACTTTTATCTCTCAGCGGAATCTCATACTGCATTAGTGTGAGTTTGTTTTTTAAGTCCTTTATATAcagtaaattatttatttttgttatgcatcgcaatatttttttactcctttaaaAATTGTTCTCATCATCTTTTACCCATTACTCTACTCTTTTTCAGCTACAACGTAGATCTTGTAAACATGAATTTCTCTCGATACTTTGATGTACTGGCCAATAAATCTAATCCTAACTTGACCATTGAAAGCTTAAGCACGCCTTTGGGACCATGCCCTCCTTTCCCCATCTATAAGAggtaaaacaattatttttaaaggtaTCTTAATTACAGATACacccatattattttttcataggtttaccgTCTCATCTGTCTCATTGTCagactgaaaaatatttcagaaactCCAAAGCCATTTGCTTGCTTAAAAAGTATCTGATGCATGGAGAGTAGTCACTTTCAACACTACTTCAAAACTCAAATCAATACTGCCACATTGTTTGTGGGTATCTAGCTTTGGAGGATAATTTTCAAATCTAGAGTAATTATAGCCTCCCAACTCTAAAAAAAGAATTACtttataatttttatgtttttctttttcagcacTTCTATTTTGAATCGTTGCGTACCAgtagtcatcaaaaaattcactgttGGCCTGTTAAACAATTTTATCAAAGTGCTAAATCGTTGGGACCTGGTGGAAGAAATTTTAGGAGATGTCTACAATGCATGGCCTACAATATTGGGATTCACTGTATTTGCTTTGGGtgattattttctctttcaaattttgttttgttttgttcggTTAATAGGTCctaatttctccattttttagAGACCATTAAGCTTGGTGAATATGCAAATATGTAAAGTTACCCAAAATTATTGTCCCTGCTTTCAATATTTTGTCATGCTTGTGttacatgcaaaaaaaaaggaacaagcaGTTGTCATAGACTCAAAGTGTATTGAGCTTCTATTGTCAAAATCAATGTGTATCATCAAAATATGGCAAATCCATGAAATATTCTTTCAAATAGAATTCTCTAATTTCACTTGTATAGAGGAACTTGAGGGAAGTCGGACAAGGCTTGATCGTGGCCCCATAGCGTTCTTCTTGCCTCCTTTCAGAATATGTGAGGGATTTTACGAAATGATCGAGTTACATTTCTGTCATCTTTGAGATTTGATTTCaacatattttcaattataaatTAAACAACGCCAAAGAAATAAAAGTCAGTAATTTCTCATTTGGTAGAATCTGATTTAAGGCAGAGTCAAACACGAACAATACAAACATTATCTTGCAAGTTTCATCTTGAGGTGGACTCAAGAGTCGATGAACAGGTTTTTGGGACTCCTTCCATTTATTGTTCTGTAAGAGTAAGAGGGATGTGTACAACTTAAGACATAACACTGGTCAAACAAAGCAGAAATCTAATGATTAGTTAACCCAATCAAGTCTGGAAACTGATGTTTATCAATGGAGGGTTTGGACCAACATCTTGAAACTaaatatgattttaaaattgcttTTTTTGCAATGAAGTTTTTTGTAATATTATTTATGTTCTTCTCTTTTATAGTTTTATCAATAATAACGGTCTCTCTACTGCATTTATTCACAAGTATTGCAACTTGGCTAATTCTTATGGCTGTTAGTGTGGGCTCTGTTGGTGAGTATTATTCTTCTCCCAATCCACTGGAACATCTCCCCTTACCCTCTCCCCTCGCACTACCACTTTTCTGCCCTGAAGTCTTGAGTGATCAAATGAAATCCctattgtcaaaaattaaatttttgtttctgagaatttgtatttttatgagCTAACTTTACCCTCCTAAATTCTATTAGAAGtgtaattttgatattttactgcaagtttttcagattttgaagaaGCCATTAGGCAGCCTTCCGTCttgaagcaatatttttttttttactttttgtacaCTTGATGTTCATTTTTACACAGGAATATCTACATAGATACATATCGGTAGGAGGCTATTAAGGATAATTGTCTCCCTTCTATCAAGTGTCCTGACTGTAAAAAGTTGTCATTTGATAGTGAATGGGTAAGACATGAAAATTATAGatttatactgcaaaatttaaatGCATTAATCCCTCTACCAAGCAGACAAGTGGAGAAATTACATTGCAAATGTGTCAAGAGCAAGCAAGACTTGGAAAGCCTTGGATTATGTTGTCCTGCTggccttttcttcttctttttcttcttcttcaaaatcAGAAACATACAACCTGCAGAAACTTATTTCAGAAATGGCCCTTTGATAAATCTTAGGTACTTTATTAGTTCCTCTTACTGGAAAGAATATAGATGAGAAATTAAGATTACGACTTACTTTTGTTTCTTTAATACTTGAATCAATCTGATAAAGCTTTGAAATCTTTCGActtagatgaaaaaaattcagttttttttttgattagTTTGTAGATTTCACTAATCTGTAATGGTAAACAAATCAATTGACgtatttgataatttttgcaggTGCAACTATGTATTTATGGTACacatattttgaaataaaatggaAACTGGATCATGAGTCTGAGGTACAGCCTGAACGTATGTTTCTAAATAGATCACTGCACAATGAACAAGCAATATGTCTGTACGCAATTGTTGCAACAATCATAACGGTAAGTTAGCCTATCATTCATACCTGTCCATAAAAGGTTAATCTTAATTCTTGACTCAATACTTTCGGAAGACTgtactcttaatttaagcatgTCCAATCATAACCAGAAATCTCTGATAGGACATCATTAAGATGTTTCGTAGTTATTTATTATTCTTGGCTGGCAATGAAAATCTTCAATGTTTAGAAGGTTAGGAGGGTTAATTGACAGAAATTCAACTGGAAtcaaactttgccaaatttattttaatgtttatttttaacagaaaagtAATTATCATTCTAAACTGAAATTTCGTGATTATATTCTTTAGAAGTCAGAGAAAATGCACAGGAAGTTTCaaggcaattttttgtttggttCTTAGGtaacaaaataaaacttaagAGAATATTAGGCAATGTAAAATTCACGAAGGTGGATTCTGcttaaatccgtccaattaaTTATCTGCGATTGCCAAGAATCTTGTCCGTGTAAAAGCAAGATGACGgaattcattatttttacagGAGGAAAGAGACAGTGCTGAACACTTAACATGACATTACGCCAAACATTCCTCATTTGGATCTGAATCATAAATATCTTGGGTAGTTCCATTTGCATCGTTTATCTAGCTGGGTACAGTATGTGTCCCATTTTATGTTGGCTGATCATCTTTGTTTAAATATTTGTAGGCTATCCTGTTGCTGCTCGTTTTGGTGATGTGTAAGAGAGTTTCTACCCTGGCGATTCTGTTCAAGGATGCTGCATCATGTTTGTCAGAACTTCCGTTTCTATTCCTTCAACCTCTTATATCTTTTGTGATCCTTATGGTTTTCTACACATTCTGGATAGCTGTAATCGTAAGCCTTGCGACTGCAAGTGAGTAATCCTCAAAAATTGTATagtcatttttcttctatgtatATTTCTTGCCATTAATTTCATTTctttgcattttacagtgtttcaATTATCATTCCGTAGATCATCATCGAATTAAACCAACCCTATTTTTCATCACAGGCTCAATAAATCATGGTCTAATAACCAGACTTACATTTGAATTAATATCTTGTTGTTCTTCAAGACTTCGTACTAATCTTGTTTTTTTCCATACAATGAAGCACTGAGCGCTTTTGGGTAATGATGAAAATGAGTGTCAAATTCTAATCTATatgttttaatttaaagaaagaacAGGCTCAAGGCAATTTTAAAAGAACTCTCATTGTTTTAAATTCTCTTTGCTCTCCAGTTGTAATTTTAGGTTTTAAGTAAaggtaatttctttttcaattccTTGAAAACATTATTAACTCAAtgaatttttattcctttcAATTCCAGATTATCCAGGAACAAAACAGTTGAAACCTTTCACCAGCCTTGGCGCTCTTGCCTCCACAAGTCCAAGCGCTCCGTTTAACTCAACATTTAATATGGGTACACCAAAACCACTCAGTGTGTCTGATTTGAAAAGTAAGTTTTGTTTGTCCTTGGAGATTGCTTGATTGAACTGCTGATACTTACAGTAATACCTTATCATTGTCTTTGCATGTTTTTATTCCTTGTTGTAAAGGTCATAAAATGGGAGATCTATATGCTTTCACTATTTCATCCACAAATAAAGTACCAAGGGACGAGGTGATGAGtgactttcatcaaaatgtgtATGAAATCTCCTAAGTTGTTCTGTCATAGCGTGTTTTGCTCCTTCATTCCATATCGTGGTAAACATTAAATGTTATCctaaaatcatcaattttaatgaaaaaacatAAGGCTGATTGAGGGTACACACAAAAGTTATGATGTCTTAGGAGAATCAATAAGTCATTTCCAATTCTTATCACTTatccaaaaaatgttttattttttcctcagaattCACTTTTGTCGAGTATGTGGATCCAACCTGGGTTCGTTACATGTGGTGGGTATATGTAATTGGCCTCATCTGGACCTCTGAATTCGTACTAGCTTGTCAGCAAATGATTATTGCAGGAGCGGTTGCAAAATGGTATTTTGAAGTGTAAGTTTGATAGTTTGATTATTCTGTAGTCTTTTGAACTTAAAATGCTTCAATAATTATACCTTTTAAATCCAAACCAAATCAAATATTGACCTTTATGTTcggtaatatttttttaagtctGATTGGtatctctcttcaaaaatttccaaaccgttacctatttttcatcttataaaaatatttgtctctGTAGCTCATCAAATTTTTATAACCAAGATTGCATTGACGAACCGTTGATCTCTATTACGCCTGGTTTGATGTGGCAGTTCTCAAGAATGAGATACTTAAGTAACCAAGCTCCTCTcatgcaaatattttcaatgagaaagataaattttacttaatttgaTCTTCTTTTTCTATGCAGTGTTCAATCATTTTATGTGTTGTCTGTATGTATGACAGGAACATAGTGAATTGAAGAGGTCATGAAAATCAACGAATTTAATTATTAATGGTTTCATGACTTCATTTAAGAGTCCTCTTGAACAATTTGAATTCCATAATATTTACTTGTTTGCTCTTTTTTTAGCAGGCGTAACaaggaggaaaataataattcaatCCTCATGTCATCAGTCAGAACTCTGTTGAAGTATCATCTAGGCTCAATGGCTTTGGGATCCCTCCTCATCACAATTTTTAAGATTCCACGACTGATCATTACTTACTTTCATAACAGGTACTACTTTTatacaaattatttttgatttagATACCGAAATTATTccgattattttatttttctctctaaaattttatgaacaACCTGTGTTAAATTTCTCCAAATTTTACCGTCCCTCTATGCGTCATTAACTTAACAAGTTTCTCATTCTTAGTTCTCTTCAAGTTTTGCACAGTTATTGAGATCCttagttgaaaaatgttttgataTCAAGACCATAAAAACTTTtggtttttgataaaaaaacccGACCGGTCTTTATAAATGAACAGAATTGGGTtttggaaaaagtaaaataggttGAGCTTTCCTCGGCTTAAGGGGCCAGATCACTGCGGCTACAATCGATAAGTGGATATCTACAAATTTTATGCCTGATTTTACTGGCTCAGTTGGAGTTTAAAGGACTGTGGTAAGGCCCTGTAACAATTGACCCATAGCTATTGAAaaggaattttttcttcttccccccccccttaataaGCCAATATTCTACTAAAGTctttattcttttatttgaaCATTTgacaaaactttaaaacaaagtTCAAACAATTACATggttttgaatgaaaagttttaATTTCAACGTGTATTTGGTGCTTTTTGTTAGATTCAAGAATCAAGAAGAAGAGTCTGTGGTCGCTAAATGTGGGCTAAAGTCTTGTTACTGTTGTTTTTTGTGTCTCGAAAACTTCATTCGTTACATGAATCACAATGCATACACCATAATCGCAATTCGAGGGATTCCTTTTTGTCCTGCTGCCAGTAGGGTAAGTACCAAATTGCAGCATTAAGAGAATAGAGTTTAATAGATATGCAGCAGGTTGTATCATAGAAGAAAAGGAGCAGGTATTAGCTTAGAATTCAAATAGACGTAAATTTCtctctgtcaaaaatttaaaattgaaaaaatattttgaacgtgaaaatagCCGTTAAACTTTATCCTCATTGTTGAGTATCATGTAGgtacaaaatttcaagcccCTTTTTCTGAATTTAAACTCAATGTGACTTGATGTTATT
This window of the Bemisia tabaci chromosome 3, PGI_BMITA_v3 genome carries:
- the Ctl1 gene encoding choline transporter-like 1 isoform X1 codes for the protein MGCCIADSDTDSVDHIKVRGCTDPLWLIIFITFWLFMIFIAGFAFVLGDPLRLIHGYDSFGNTCGQRNNNKMGSLEFSGLDMSDKKYLFFMDMSHINITQQICVKKCPDRDIVDLEDVQRFFNETGSSLCSYNVDLVNMNFSRYFDVLANKSNPNLTIESLSTPLGPCPPFPIYKSTSILNRCVPVVIKKFTVGLLNNFIKVLNRWDLVEEILGDVYNAWPTILGFTVFALVLSIITVSLLHLFTSIATWLILMAVSVGSVGATMYLWYTYFEIKWKLDHESEVQPERMFLNRSLHNEQAICLYAIVATIITAILLLLVLVMCKRVSTLAILFKDAASCLSELPFLFLQPLISFVILMVFYTFWIAVIVSLATANYPGTKQLKPFTSLGALASTSPSAPFNSTFNMGTPKPLSVSDLKKFTFVEYVDPTWVRYMWWVYVIGLIWTSEFVLACQQMIIAGAVAKWYFEVRRNKEENNNSILMSSVRTLLKYHLGSMALGSLLITIFKIPRLIITYFHNRFKNQEEESVVAKCGLKSCYCCFLCLENFIRYMNHNAYTIIAIRGIPFCPAASRAWNVLVSNALQLAVINSVGDFILFLGKCFVTAVTGAVGLLVLKQDETLHFYAAPMLVISIFAFFIAHAVISLYEIVIDTLFLCMCEDKNMNGEEGAWKNTGVAALVAKDQVPSELAPINT
- the Ctl1 gene encoding choline transporter-like 1 isoform X2, with amino-acid sequence MGCCIADSDTDSVDHIKVRGCTDPLWLIIFITFWLFMIFIAGFAFVLGDPLRLIHGYDSFGNTCGQRNNNKMGSLEFSGLDMSDKKYLFFMDMSHINITQQICVKKCPDRDIVDLEDVQRFFNETGSSLCSYNVDLVNMNFSRYFDVLANKSNPNLTIESLSTPLGPCPPFPIYKSTSILNRCVPVVIKKFTVGLLNNFIKVLNRWDLVEEILGDVYNAWPTILGFTVFALVLSIITVSLLHLFTSIATWLILMAVSVGSVGATMYLWYTYFEIKWKLDHESEVQPERMFLNRSLHNEQAICLYAIVATIITAILLLLVLVMCKRVSTLAILFKDAASCLSELPFLFLQPLISFVILMVFYTFWIAVIVSLATANYPGTKQLKPFTSLGALASTSPSAPFNSTFNMGTPKPLSVSDLKKFTFVEYVDPTWVRYMWWVYVIGLIWTSEFVLACQQMIIAGAVAKWYFEVRNKEENNNSILMSSVRTLLKYHLGSMALGSLLITIFKIPRLIITYFHNRFKNQEEESVVAKCGLKSCYCCFLCLENFIRYMNHNAYTIIAIRGIPFCPAASRAWNVLVSNALQLAVINSVGDFILFLGKCFVTAVTGAVGLLVLKQDETLHFYAAPMLVISIFAFFIAHAVISLYEIVIDTLFLCMCEDKNMNGEEGAWKNTGVAALVAKDQVPSELAPINT